The window GGCGTAAAACAGTTTGCTTTTCGCTGTGAAAGGTTGCTGACGAAAAGCAGCATAAGCCTTCTCTAGTTCTAAGGTAAAACCACTTGTCGCTTGACCATTTTTTGAGGTACGAAACGCTATACTAAAACTTGCGCCAGCAGCACCACTCAACGTCAAGCGTAATGGAGAATGATGCAGAAGTTTTTGATTTTTCCCTACCAAGAAAACGAGATAACGCATAAACGTTTTATATTTTAGTTTCTCACCAGCAAAAGCATCGTAGTGATCGACTAAACGACCTAAAGTAGTATTTGTAGTGCGGTCTTTGATACAAACTGGTCCGCGATGAAGGACTAATATTCGGGGAGTAGTCGTAATAAATAATTGAGCAATTTCACCTGAACCAAAGGTGTATTCTACCTGCTGCCAATTTTCATCCGGTGTAAATCCTACAACATTTGCGTTTTCCTGAGTGATAGCCAAACCATAAGGCTTAATTCCATTTTCACTCCACTGCGGGTTAATCATTTGACACCAAGGCAGTATCTCAGAAGCAGGTGCTTTAAATTTGTCATCATCAAAATCAAAACTGGGAGTATGCATTACAGCTGAAACCATTGCAATTTCCTATAAATAAGGTTGACAAGGAGTTACTTGTCGTTTAGTTTTCCCAGGTTCAGCAACAATGAATACCGTAGAAATACGGTTATTGGATCAAGTGACTTGCCTAGCAGCAAGCAAATCACTCGATGCAACATACATGCAGAAGTTTTCGACTCTTTTATATACCCAAAGATGACGGCAGATAATTCCATTGCGGAGAGCTTGCAAGCTTCTGTTTGAAGAAAACCCAAACTACTAAATCTATCCTCGATTAGCGTTTTTATATTCCAATGTAAAACCCAAACAAACCGAACCGTATCCTTTCTCTAAATCCTGCTGAGCCTTTAGCATCTTCTAATAATCAATTTTTTTGAGCAAAATTAAGCTTTTTGAGACCAATTACAAACATTCTGTTTCTCGCAATCCAGTACTTATAGAGAACTTTAATTATAAATTGCCTGTTAAGACTGGGCTAACATAAGCCTTGTGTCGTCTTCCGTGCCAAGCTGAGAAATGCTCTGATTACGGGTGAGGAATCATGCTGCCGCCAAGTCAGATAAAGTCCGGTTTGAGGCATCTGCTCTTGTAAGGGTCTGTAAATGACTCCGCTTCTGTGGAAGTTTTGTAAGGAGGCGGGAACGATCGCAATGCCCAATCCTGCTGCAACTAAGCCGATAATCGTCTGCATCTGAACTGCCTCTTGAGCCACTTTCGGACGAAATCCAGCTTGTTGACACAGGTTAATAATCTGCTCGTAAAAGACAGGTCCCATTTTGGCAGGAAATAGGATAAATAATTCCGAAGCCAATGTGGAAAGCGACACTTGAGTCTGGGCAGACAACGGATGAGTTTCTGGCAATGCCAAGACCAATGATTCTGGCAAAAGGCACTCCACACTCAAACCTGGCTCGCTAATGGCAGAACGAACAATGCCGACATCCACCTGTTTGTTATACAGGGCTTGAATTTGCTCTTGCGTCGTCAGTTCATGCAATCGCAGTTCTACCACCGGAAACTGTTCTCGAAAGACCCTTAAAATCTCTGGTAGTAACGTATACATTGCAGAGTCAACAAAGCCGATCGCCAACCTTCCAACCTCACCACGCCCGATCTGTTGTGTCACTTCGATCGCCTGCTCGAGTTGCGCTAACACTCCATAGGAGCGCTCTAAAAACACTTTGCCTGCTTCAGTCAGATGCACTTGCCGCTTCGTTCGTTCAAACAGCTTGACTCCGAGTTCATCTTCCAGATCGCGAATCTGCTGACTGAGCGGGGGTTGGGAAATGCACAACCGCTGGGCTGCTCGACTAAAATGCAACTCCTCAGCCACGGCGATGAAGTAGTGCAGGTGCCGTAATTCCATCACACTTATATCTCTAACCTATTAATCTTAGTCAAATATATATTGGACAGTCGCATGGCTGTCTCCTATCGTAAGAAATATGAGGCGCGTCTCATCTTTGTATTGGAGAAAACAAATGAACTCAGACAAAAATCGTGTCGCTCCTAAAGTTTGGTTAATTACAGGATGCTCAACAGGATTCGGACGTGCCCTAGCAGAAGCGGTGTTGAAGAAGGGCGATCGCCTGCTGGCGACTGCTCGCGAACCAGAGCAACTTCGCACTTTGATTGAGCACTATCGGGAAACCGCAAAGGCTGTACGCCTAGATGTAACCTTGTCCCAAGACATACAAGCAGCCGTTGATACCGCGATCGCCACATTTGGTCGCATTGATGTGCTGGTCAACAATGCTGGCTATGGACTAATTGGAGCACTTGAAGAAGTCAATGATACCGATATTCGCCGACAGTTTGAAACCAACTTCTTCGGGGCACTCCGTCTGATCCGAACTGTCTTGCCTTTGATGCGTCAGCAAGGCAGCGGTCACATCGTGAATATGTCATCTACAGCAGGATTAGTGGGGTTTGGCGGAAGCAGTATCTACTGTGGCACTAAATTTGCCTTGGAAGGCACATCTGAAGCCCTGGCTAAAGAGGTGAAATCCTTTGGAATTAAAGTGACTTTAATTGAACCTGGGGCATTTCGCACAGATTTTAACGGACGCTCTCTGGCAGCAGCCAAACAATCCATTGATGCTTATGTTCCGGTAAGTGGGGCTTCATTGCAGTGGTTCAAAGATATGGATGGGAAGCAACTTGGCAATCCACAATCAGCGGCGCAAGCCATCATTCAAGCTGTGGAAAGTCCTCATCCACCGATGCGACTGGCATTAGGCACCGATGCCATGAGCCTGATTCAGGAAAAACTGGAATGGATCAAAACGGATTTGGATGCTTGGCAGCAGGTGAGTGTAAGTACGGATTATACAGATAGTAACAGTGAGGTAATAGTTAAGTAGCTAATACCAGTTCTCTTTGAAGGCGCGCAGCATCGTAGGTTGGGGAGCCACTTGCCACAACGGGGGGAACCCCCGCAAGGCAGTGGCCCGACTTGAGCTGCATTGGCGTTTGAACGGGGTGAAACCCAACGAGTGCTGGATTTTGTTGGGTTGAGTCAAACGAAACCCAACCTACAGTTATATGCAAGTCTAAAGAGACTTTCAACTCAACTAGGTGTGATCTCCCCAACGGTTCGGAAGATAGATAGAGCCAGTCCACCCTCTATCCTTTAAGATGTTATGCAGAAACTTTCGACCTATCCACCCAAATGAGCATATTATGGGGAATGATTCGGCTTAAACAGCAGCTTTGGAGTACTATACAGAAACTTTCTGTCTATCAATTGTTAGGCCCTACTGCGTATCCTTCACCACACCGCTTATGCCAGATCAACCTGCACCAGAAATCGAACTGCTCCGCGCGGCCTACGCGGCCTTTAACGCGCGGGTCATTGACACCGCCCTCGCCCTCATGGCTCCGGATGTGACCTGGCCGAAAGCATTCAAAGGCGGTTCTGCCCTTGGCCATGAAGGAGTCCGCGCTTACTGGACGGAGCAATGGAGCGAGATCAACCCGCACGTGGAGCCAGTGACTTTTCACCCAGAGGAGGCTGGGCGTATCTTGGTCGAAGTGCATCAGGTCGTGCGCGACCTGGCTGGAGCCGTTCTTGCCGATGAACACGTCGGTCATCGTTTCACCATTGCGCAGGGCTTGATTCAAGCCATGGAAGTCTGTCCGCTTCCATCGTCCGGCCACACAGCCTAACACGGCGCTCGATCGAACGCTTCAGGGCGGTCACCTCTGTTCCGTTCTTCACACCAACAGGCACCCTGAAGCGTCGCTCAGCTTTGATCCGTTAGCTCACGTTAAGAAGCAACCTCCAGATTTTGATGAACGTCGTAAATCCATGAGAAGTGGTTCAACCGGAAGAAGAACTAAGTCCTGAGATTGTTGCCTGTTTTCAGCAGCGTATTCGTGATGCTTCAAAAGCTTGAGGGTGTAAGCGACGAACGCTCACAAGTCGCTGCACCGGAACGCCGCAGGTTGGTCAGTTCAGTTGCCAAGATTATCTATGACAGGTGAAGTGACACGTTCCATTTCCAAAAGTGCTTGTTTCCGAGACACACCCCAGCGATACCCTCCTAATCCACCAGCTTTGGGTAATACCCGATGACATGGAATAATTAAAGCAACAGGGTTTGTTGCACACGCACGCGCTACTGCACGAACTGCGGTTGGATGCCCAATTGAACACGCAACATCACTGTAACTAACGGTTGTACCGAGGGGAATTTGCTTCAGTGCTTCCCAAACTTGAATTTGAAATGCAGTAGCTTTGACATCGTAGGGAAGTTCTGGTAAAGGTAATTTACCACTGAGATAGTTTACTAAAACCTGAATCCATTCTTGCAATTCATCGTCTGCTCGCTGCAGCAATGCGTGGCAAAATTCATTGTGAAGTTCGTTCTCTAATTTTGCGAGATCGTCGCCAAGTTTTACACTACATATTCCCTGCTTGGTAGCTGCAATTGTTAAATAACCTAGAGGCGAGTTCGCGCTTGCATAGAGAATTTCTTCACCTCTCCCATGTTGCTTGTATCTAGCAGGAGTCATTCCGAGTTTTTGGAGTGCTTTTTCATAAAGGCGACTACTTGAACCATAGCCTACTTCATAAAGCGCATCAGTAATTGCTGTACCTTGCTGGAGATGTTGTTTCAATCGTTCTCTTCTTTGAGCATTTCCGTACTCAAAGGGCGTAACACCAATAGTTTGCTTAAATACTTTCTGAAAATGAGTGGGACTCATGGCTACTTGAGTACTCAGTTCAGTTAATGTAGGAATGCAATCGCTTTGTGATTCAATATAACGACAGGCTGACAAGATTTTGTCAATGGTAGGCGCGAGTACTTTTTGCGGTTGACATCGCTTACAAGGACGAAACCCTTGTGCTTCTGCTGCTGGCGCAGATTGAAAAATTGTCACTTGGCTGCGGTTTGGTTTGCGACTAGGGCAGCTAGGACGACAATAAATTTTCGTAGAGCGTACGCCGTAGAAAATTTTGCCATCAAACTGCGAGTCCCGACTTAAGATTGCTTGCCAGATTTCTTCTGAAAAATCTAACTGTGCTGATTTCATCATGATTGGCTACGAGTGAAACTCATTACTACCTGGAATTGAGATATCTAACTGATAGTGATAAAATGCCTCATCTTTTATGTAACCTGCTTTTTCGTACAACTTTTGCGCTGGATAGTTGTCAATTGCGGTTGCAAGCATCAGCCGCTTTGCCTTAGTGCGTATTGCGAAGTCTTTCGCTGCATTTAATAGTGCTATACCTATGCCTTGATTTCTAAATTTTGGCAGTACAAACAGATCGTTGAGTATCCAAGTGCGTTGCATCGCGACTGATGAAAATGAAGGATACAGTTGGGTAAAACCTAAACACTCAGAAGGGTTATATTGAGTAACAGCGATGAAAACTACAGAATCTTCCTTCACTAATCGCTCGTATAAAAAATTACGCACCTGGATTAAGTCGGCTGTTTGTCCATAGAACTGACGGTAGCTATTAAACAAAGGTGCAACGAGTTCAATATGAGTAGAATTGGCTTGAATGACGTTGAATTGGTTCATGACTTACGCTTGCTGATTTTTGTTAACAGTCTGCCATCAATTGCTACAAGCCCAACAAAAATTAATGCCATACCTGCGATCGCATTCCACGTCAGCTGCTCATTTAAGATAAATACACCAAGCAGCAGTGCACTGATGGGAATCAAAAAGGTAACTAGCAAAAGATTCGTTGCACCGACAGCGGCTAAGAGATGAAAATAAATTAAATAGGCGATCGCAGTACTCAGTAACGCTAATCCTAATAAAGCACTCCAAGTAACAACGCTGATTTTAAAAGACCAATCCCAAACAAGTGTTAATGGTAACATCATCGTTGTTGTACCAATAAGCATTCCTGCGGCAGTAACGACAGGTGATAATTTCCTAAATCGTCGTCCATAGATTCCTGCAAAGCTATAGGAAATGGCAGCACCGAGAATGGCAAATTGTCCTATACTCTGGGGGTTTAGCTCGTATAATACTTCTGAACCGATTAACACGATCGCACCACACAGCCCTAGTAAAACTCCTATCAGGCGATTTAATGTTAAACGTTCATCGTGTGTAAAGTGCGCTAGCACTACAGTAAATACTGGAGTCGTAGCATTGAGAATAGCTGCTAAACTGCTGTTGATATGTGTCTGTCCCCAAACAATCAAAGTAAAGGGAATAAGGTTATTTAGCGCACCCATCACTAAAAATGCACCCCAAATTCGCGGCGATGCTGGTATTCGTTGTCCTTTTATATAAACAACAATCGTCAATGCGATCGCCGCTAAGCCAACACGCGCGAAAACTATTGATAGTGGTTGCAACTCTTGAAGGATTATTTTGATGAAAAAAAAGGAGCTACCCCACAAAATAGAAAGGATAACAAGGAGCAACCATTCTTTTGTACTCATATTTGGCGATCATTCATTGCTTTTCTGTGCGATCGCAGCATAAGATTTTGTTTTGGCTAACTTCTATCCGATACTTGCGCTTAAATTCGCTTGTGATTAAAAGTCACCATTAGTCAATTAGGATTGTGTAGTATGGAAAAATTTGATGTTGCAGAGTATGTCGATTGCACAGCTTTAATTCTCAACTTAGAAATTAATTCTGAATACCGAGAAAGTGTCATTGCAAATTTTGAAAAAATACAAGCGATCGCCCAACTCGTTAACGAATTTCCACTACCAGAAATAGAAGCTTCACCCACCTTTGAACCATGAACGATGCTGTTGCAATCGCTGCTGCTATCTGTGAAGGTAGACTAAGTGCAGTCGAAGTTGCCCAAACCGCACTCAAACGTATCGCACAATGCCAAGAACTGAACTGTTTTACTGCGATTACCGATGACTCGGCTTTGCAGGATGCCCAACAAATTGATGATGCGATCGCATTAGGAAATAACCCAGGTTCGCTTGCTGGAGTTCCCTTCGCTGTCAAAAATTTATACGACGTTGCTGGAATCACTACACTTGCAGGTGCAAAAATTAATGCTGAAAATCCACCAGCATCTCAAGATGCTACTGCTGTCGCTAAGTTAAAACAAGCAGGTGCAGTCTTAGTGGGTACTTTAAATATGGATGAGTACGCCTACGGCTTTGTCACCGAAAATGCACATTATGGTGCGACGCACAATCCCCACGATTTTAATCGAGTAGCAGGTGGTTCCTCTGGTGGTTCCGCAGCAGCGGTAGCGGCGAATTTAGTACCCCTCACGCTTGGTACAGATACAAATGGTTCAATTCGCGTGCCTGCGGCGTTTTGTGGCATATTCGGCTTAAAACCGACGTATGGTAGAGTGTCGCGAGCAGGAGTTGCATTATTTTCTAGTAGTTTAGATCATGCTGGACCGTTTGCACGTTCGGTGCGGGATATTGCCACAGTGTTTGATGTCTTGCAAGGCTACGACGATCGCGATCCTGTTTGTACGCAGCGATCGCCTGAATTATGTTTACCACAACTCAATCAGAGTATTGAAAATTTACGAATTGCGATCGCCGGAGATTATTTTACGAAAGGTGCTGAGCCTGAAGCAATACAAGCAGTTGAACAAGTCGCACAAGCTTTGAATGTTACCAAGTATATTACCATCCCTGAAGCACATCGCGCCCGTGCCGCAGCATTTATCATTACCTCGTGTGAAGGAGCAAATCTGCATATGGAGAAGTTGCGATCGCGTCCTCAAGATTTCGATTTTGCAACTCGCGATCGCTTTTTAGCTGGGGCATTAATTCCAAGTCATTGGTACATTCAAGCACAAAGGTTTCGTCGTTGGTTTCGCGATCGTGTTCGTGAAATTTTCCAAAATGTAGACATTATTCTTGCACCGACAACACCATGTTTTGCACCTTTAATTGGGCAGAAAACGATGATTTTAGATGGAGAAGAAATTCTCATCCGTCCACATTTAGGACTCTTTACTCAACCACTATCTTTTATTGGTTTACCTGTTTTATCCGTTCCAATTTATCGTCCTGGGTCATTACCTTTGGGTGTACAGTTAATCGCTGCACCATACAATGAAGCACTAATTTTACGTGTGGCAAATGTGTTAGAGACAAAAGGCATCATTTCCACTCATACTTCTTGAAAAGTAGGTGGGTAGACAACTTTTCCTTTGAATCCCTGATAATTTGTCAGCAGTTTCACCATAAAAACATCTTCTGGTACTGGAAAAGGTGACTCGATGCCATAATTAACTGATGGTTGAAAACCAAAACGTGGGTAAAACTGAGGGTGTCCTAAAACAATAACTAACGCTTCTCCCATAGTATCCGCAGTTTCTAAACCTACTTGCACAAGTGCGCTACCAATTCCTTGTCTTTGAAATTGAGGAACGACTGCTAAAGGCGCTAAACTCAACACCCGTAAGGTTTTTTCTCCTATAAGGTCAATATAGCTAAATAAAATGTGACCAACTACAGTATTGTCAACTTCTGCGACAAGGGATAACTGCGGAATATAACGATCTGAATGACGAATATTCTTAACTAATTGCGCTTCATTTTCACGTTCAAAAGCTTGAGTGTGAACATTATAAATTGCTGAAGCGTCTAGTAAGTTTTCACAACGAATCACTTGATAATTAACTCCATAAATATCCATTTTGAGTGGTATTCTTCGGGAATTTCACTTTCAGGATATGGCTGAATACTCTGAAAACCAATTGAATGATAAAGTGCTTGTGCTGCTTTAGCAAAAGGTGCGCAATCCAAACGCAACTTTGAGTAACCTAT of the Gloeocapsopsis sp. IPPAS B-1203 genome contains:
- a CDS encoding AtzE family amidohydrolase; the protein is MNDAVAIAAAICEGRLSAVEVAQTALKRIAQCQELNCFTAITDDSALQDAQQIDDAIALGNNPGSLAGVPFAVKNLYDVAGITTLAGAKINAENPPASQDATAVAKLKQAGAVLVGTLNMDEYAYGFVTENAHYGATHNPHDFNRVAGGSSGGSAAAVAANLVPLTLGTDTNGSIRVPAAFCGIFGLKPTYGRVSRAGVALFSSSLDHAGPFARSVRDIATVFDVLQGYDDRDPVCTQRSPELCLPQLNQSIENLRIAIAGDYFTKGAEPEAIQAVEQVAQALNVTKYITIPEAHRARAAAFIITSCEGANLHMEKLRSRPQDFDFATRDRFLAGALIPSHWYIQAQRFRRWFRDRVREIFQNVDIILAPTTPCFAPLIGQKTMILDGEEILIRPHLGLFTQPLSFIGLPVLSVPIYRPGSLPLGVQLIAAPYNEALILRVANVLETKGIISTHTS
- a CDS encoding DMT family transporter encodes the protein MSTKEWLLLVILSILWGSSFFFIKIILQELQPLSIVFARVGLAAIALTIVVYIKGQRIPASPRIWGAFLVMGALNNLIPFTLIVWGQTHINSSLAAILNATTPVFTVVLAHFTHDERLTLNRLIGVLLGLCGAIVLIGSEVLYELNPQSIGQFAILGAAISYSFAGIYGRRFRKLSPVVTAAGMLIGTTTMMLPLTLVWDWSFKISVVTWSALLGLALLSTAIAYLIYFHLLAAVGATNLLLVTFLIPISALLLGVFILNEQLTWNAIAGMALIFVGLVAIDGRLLTKISKRKS
- a CDS encoding DUF4089 domain-containing protein gives rise to the protein MEKFDVAEYVDCTALILNLEINSEYRESVIANFEKIQAIAQLVNEFPLPEIEASPTFEP
- a CDS encoding DUF5895 domain-containing protein; the protein is MVSAVMHTPSFDFDDDKFKAPASEILPWCQMINPQWSENGIKPYGLAITQENANVVGFTPDENWQQVEYTFGSGEIAQLFITTTPRILVLHRGPVCIKDRTTNTTLGRLVDHYDAFAGEKLKYKTFMRYLVFLVGKNQKLLHHSPLRLTLSGAAGASFSIAFRTSKNGQATSGFTLELEKAYAAFRQQPFTAKSKLFYAHGVFCPNITSEERGIAPNKALVAVTVDYEHPTAENLANYLIPTSSEESTTICQTFETYQDFAKEPKLEVALPEIEETTLERFDEYDFDAAPY
- a CDS encoding oxidoreductase, encoding MNSDKNRVAPKVWLITGCSTGFGRALAEAVLKKGDRLLATAREPEQLRTLIEHYRETAKAVRLDVTLSQDIQAAVDTAIATFGRIDVLVNNAGYGLIGALEEVNDTDIRRQFETNFFGALRLIRTVLPLMRQQGSGHIVNMSSTAGLVGFGGSSIYCGTKFALEGTSEALAKEVKSFGIKVTLIEPGAFRTDFNGRSLAAAKQSIDAYVPVSGASLQWFKDMDGKQLGNPQSAAQAIIQAVESPHPPMRLALGTDAMSLIQEKLEWIKTDLDAWQQVSVSTDYTDSNSEVIVK
- a CDS encoding nuclear transport factor 2 family protein produces the protein MPDQPAPEIELLRAAYAAFNARVIDTALALMAPDVTWPKAFKGGSALGHEGVRAYWTEQWSEINPHVEPVTFHPEEAGRILVEVHQVVRDLAGAVLADEHVGHRFTIAQGLIQAMEVCPLPSSGHTA
- a CDS encoding N-acetyltransferase gives rise to the protein MDIYGVNYQVIRCENLLDASAIYNVHTQAFERENEAQLVKNIRHSDRYIPQLSLVAEVDNTVVGHILFSYIDLIGEKTLRVLSLAPLAVVPQFQRQGIGSALVQVGLETADTMGEALVIVLGHPQFYPRFGFQPSVNYGIESPFPVPEDVFMVKLLTNYQGFKGKVVYPPTFQEV
- a CDS encoding LysR substrate-binding domain-containing protein, coding for MELRHLHYFIAVAEELHFSRAAQRLCISQPPLSQQIRDLEDELGVKLFERTKRQVHLTEAGKVFLERSYGVLAQLEQAIEVTQQIGRGEVGRLAIGFVDSAMYTLLPEILRVFREQFPVVELRLHELTTQEQIQALYNKQVDVGIVRSAISEPGLSVECLLPESLVLALPETHPLSAQTQVSLSTLASELFILFPAKMGPVFYEQIINLCQQAGFRPKVAQEAVQMQTIIGLVAAGLGIAIVPASLQNFHRSGVIYRPLQEQMPQTGLYLTWRQHDSSPVIRAFLSLARKTTQGLC
- a CDS encoding GNAT family N-acetyltransferase yields the protein MNQFNVIQANSTHIELVAPLFNSYRQFYGQTADLIQVRNFLYERLVKEDSVVFIAVTQYNPSECLGFTQLYPSFSSVAMQRTWILNDLFVLPKFRNQGIGIALLNAAKDFAIRTKAKRLMLATAIDNYPAQKLYEKAGYIKDEAFYHYQLDISIPGSNEFHS
- the ada gene encoding bifunctional DNA-binding transcriptional regulator/O6-methylguanine-DNA methyltransferase Ada — protein: MMKSAQLDFSEEIWQAILSRDSQFDGKIFYGVRSTKIYCRPSCPSRKPNRSQVTIFQSAPAAEAQGFRPCKRCQPQKVLAPTIDKILSACRYIESQSDCIPTLTELSTQVAMSPTHFQKVFKQTIGVTPFEYGNAQRRERLKQHLQQGTAITDALYEVGYGSSSRLYEKALQKLGMTPARYKQHGRGEEILYASANSPLGYLTIAATKQGICSVKLGDDLAKLENELHNEFCHALLQRADDELQEWIQVLVNYLSGKLPLPELPYDVKATAFQIQVWEALKQIPLGTTVSYSDVACSIGHPTAVRAVARACATNPVALIIPCHRVLPKAGGLGGYRWGVSRKQALLEMERVTSPVIDNLGN